The following coding sequences are from one Cenarchaeum symbiosum A window:
- a CDS encoding N2,N2-dimethylguanosine tRNA methyltransferase (COG1867) has product MPAGPAQGCIETTEGSTRLLVPEGSLGPGVPPREPAFFNPRARANRDTSMAAYSAHLRGLHDAVLLDCMSGLGARGLRAANEVGGIEVCLNDTNEQALNIARESAKLNCLDCVSTSNAEACSFLAEHWGRGKRAAIVDIDPFGSPAPHLDCCLRAVSHGGMLSITATDLQVLNGIFPDACRRIYGGSPARAVFGAEAAVRLLLGCLRNVAARLGVSFEPLLTESDQHYYRSYVRVLARRDTSENMGFLYRCVTCGDRGASPSPGTSCPCGGTLDIAGPLWTGPLFEGRFLNMMLEEAGRLPLGEKCAKRIETCIGEQGLPPAYYTLDEMASRCRASPPKRDFVIEYLRGRGYSAGPTSFDPSGFRTDAPVSEVRGAF; this is encoded by the coding sequence ATGCCTGCCGGGCCCGCACAGGGCTGCATAGAGACAACAGAGGGCTCCACAAGGCTGCTGGTCCCCGAGGGATCGCTTGGACCAGGCGTTCCCCCGCGCGAGCCTGCGTTTTTCAACCCGCGGGCCCGGGCAAACCGCGACACGTCCATGGCCGCATATTCGGCGCACCTGCGCGGCCTACACGATGCAGTGCTGCTTGACTGCATGTCGGGCCTTGGAGCAAGGGGCCTGCGCGCCGCAAACGAGGTGGGCGGTATTGAGGTATGCCTCAATGATACAAACGAGCAGGCGCTAAACATTGCGCGCGAATCAGCAAAGCTCAACTGCCTTGACTGTGTGAGCACCTCCAACGCGGAAGCCTGCTCGTTTCTTGCGGAACATTGGGGCAGGGGGAAGAGGGCCGCCATAGTCGATATCGACCCGTTTGGCTCGCCCGCACCGCATCTTGACTGCTGCCTCCGGGCCGTATCCCACGGGGGCATGCTATCCATTACCGCGACCGACCTGCAGGTGCTCAACGGGATCTTTCCCGACGCATGCCGCCGCATATACGGCGGCTCCCCCGCCAGGGCGGTCTTTGGCGCAGAAGCTGCAGTAAGGCTGCTGCTCGGCTGCCTGCGAAACGTGGCGGCCAGGCTTGGCGTCTCGTTTGAGCCGCTGCTCACCGAGAGCGACCAGCACTATTACAGGTCGTACGTCCGGGTGCTGGCCCGGCGGGACACCTCCGAGAACATGGGCTTTCTATACAGGTGTGTAACCTGCGGGGACCGCGGCGCATCACCCTCCCCGGGGACATCATGCCCCTGCGGGGGCACACTGGACATTGCGGGCCCGCTGTGGACGGGGCCGCTCTTTGAGGGGAGATTCCTCAATATGATGCTCGAAGAGGCGGGGAGGCTCCCCCTTGGAGAAAAGTGCGCAAAGAGGATAGAGACCTGCATCGGCGAGCAGGGCCTGCCTCCTGCCTACTATACCCTAGATGAGATGGCCTCGCGCTGCCGGGCCTCGCCCCCAAAGAGGGATTTTGTAATAGAGTACCTCCGGGGCAGGGGCTATTCCGCCGGGCCTACATCGTTTGACCCGTCCGGATTCAGGACCGACGCCCCCGTCTCCGAGGTTCGGGGCGCCTTTTAG
- a CDS encoding dihydroorotate dehydrogenase (COG0167), with protein sequence MEYPAVKGLVYNVHLQGYCLAGGIAWPEAENVHPAVAPVRRRREQRACGRSCGGACIRPFALLHGLGQHEPPEHKGEHRRKEEHDIDSLCGHRSTPRTSHISALSPAPRCRRGCPWATTHKSEAVRVPPVRITVSAIKADVGGIGGHTLPSSGLLDAVRRKVSSSSLLIDHYIGYCGDDVHIVMTHTRGTDNSDIHKLAWDAFMEGTRVAKEEGLYGAGQDLLRDSFSGNVKGMGPGVAELEFEERANEAFTVFAADKTEPGAFNYPFYRMFVDSLSNTGLIVNKSLAEGVVINIMDVSKARTARLVLWEDKPTIEAALMYPGRFVVSSVETRDGEPIASASTDRLHNIAGTYVGKDDPICLVRTQKRFPATEEAGSCFNNPHYVAGNTRGSHHMPLMPVRLNSPASINFCIPIVEALVFSMHEGRLTGPFDGFSTPDWDDVRRTATRRAHAMRRQGFVHPATLVPDELEYAEGYRSRMDVLDSKMVPLKDSGPAGTGRAYEDPD encoded by the coding sequence GTGGAGTATCCCGCAGTCAAAGGACTCGTCTATAATGTTCACCTCCAGGGATACTGCCTCGCCGGCGGCATAGCTTGGCCTGAGGCCGAGAATGTCCACCCTGCCGTCGCCCCGGTCCGGCGGCGACGAGAGCAGCGGGCCTGTGGCCGGTCCTGCGGCGGGGCTTGCATCCGGCCCTTCGCCCTCCTGCATGGACTGGGCCAGCACGAACCCCCCGAACACAAAGGAGAGCACCGCCGGAAGGAGGAACACGACATAGACAGTCTTTGTGGCCATCGTTCTACCCCGCGCACTTCCCATATATCAGCTCTAAGCCCGGCCCCCCGATGCCGCCGCGGCTGCCCTTGGGCAACTACACATAAATCGGAGGCCGTGCGGGTGCCGCCCGTGAGGATTACCGTATCTGCGATAAAGGCGGACGTGGGCGGAATAGGCGGCCACACCCTGCCGAGCAGCGGGCTGCTGGACGCCGTCCGCAGGAAGGTGAGCTCGTCCTCCCTGCTCATAGACCACTACATCGGGTACTGCGGGGACGACGTCCACATAGTAATGACCCACACGCGGGGCACCGACAACAGCGACATCCACAAGCTTGCATGGGATGCCTTTATGGAGGGCACGCGGGTGGCCAAGGAAGAGGGCCTGTACGGGGCGGGCCAGGACCTGCTGCGCGATTCATTTTCTGGCAACGTAAAGGGCATGGGCCCCGGCGTGGCCGAGCTGGAGTTCGAGGAGCGCGCAAACGAGGCGTTTACAGTATTTGCAGCAGACAAGACAGAGCCTGGCGCATTCAACTATCCCTTTTACAGGATGTTCGTCGATTCACTTAGCAATACCGGCCTGATAGTAAACAAGTCGCTTGCAGAAGGCGTCGTCATAAACATAATGGATGTCTCAAAGGCCAGGACTGCGAGGCTGGTCCTCTGGGAGGACAAGCCGACAATAGAGGCAGCTCTGATGTACCCCGGCAGGTTTGTAGTATCTTCCGTAGAGACCCGGGACGGCGAGCCCATAGCATCCGCATCCACCGACAGGCTCCACAACATAGCGGGCACCTACGTGGGCAAGGACGACCCCATCTGCCTTGTCCGGACCCAGAAGAGGTTCCCCGCTACCGAGGAGGCGGGCAGCTGCTTTAACAATCCGCATTATGTGGCGGGCAACACGCGCGGAAGCCACCACATGCCGCTGATGCCCGTGCGGCTCAACTCGCCGGCTAGCATAAACTTCTGCATACCGATAGTCGAGGCGCTAGTATTCAGCATGCACGAAGGCAGGCTGACCGGCCCGTTCGACGGCTTCTCGACCCCCGACTGGGACGATGTGCGGAGGACCGCGACCCGGAGGGCGCACGCCATGCGGCGCCAGGGCTTTGTCCACCCGGCCACGCTGGTCCCCGACGAGCTGGAATACGCCGAAGGGTACAGGAGCCGGATGGACGTGCTGGATTCCAAGATGGTCCCGCTGAAGGATTCGGGGCCTGCAGGCACGGGCCGCGCCTATGAAGACCCCGACTAG
- a CDS encoding hypothetical protein (COG3391), translating into MSPQGVAAGPDGSVYVTDLGNMRVQKFDDSGAFLLQWGGQGIANGSFKSPEGIAVGENHTVYVVDGQLNRVQAFTPEGEFLFGWGTQGSNSGEFLLPRGIAADPGGDIYVADTGNHRIQRFTPDGGYVSEIVGSSGSGFISPAGLAAAGNGTVYVTFAGGNAIEKYGGTGELLSRYDSSVGGRPIRAHGLEADPEGNLYVADTGNDRILRLDANGEAISVWGSSGSDGGMFKMPQDLALGPDNSLYVVDANGHRVQKFGTPLQAQPVQDEPAKDPAQGAPAQGGPVQGAPAQGAAPVSGDLTKPVITPPNDLFIEATGALTPVNVGRATATDASGITSLTHNTPGEFTLGTSTVIWTAIDGAGNIAVATQSVTVSDTTPPVIDGIGGVAVEAAGTGGNTIDLGTPGVSDAVGVLSLENDAPQNYPLGKTVVTWTARDIAGNEASVQQEVSVVDSTPPAVSAPPAITIEASSPGATEAFLGAPGVTDNGEIISISNDAPAGFALGNTTVTWLASDSSGNTASDVQLVTVIDTTPPAISPPRDITSEASSQGTNSVDIGSPDVSDVQAVEVSSNAPALFPMGETVVIWTATDASGNNASAVQRVTIVDTIPPLVAVPADVTAEATGPGGAEAGLGEVTVSDVSAISSIDNDAPASFPIGETVVTWTVRDAHGNIQAALQTISIVDTTPPSVIPPRDIIIEAASAEGAHADPGLPTVNDIVGVHAVDSDAPEMYPVGMTTITWSAADAAGNTATATQAVTVVDSTAPVVEAPSDVTAEAAGPDGAAAETGEASASDATGISSTSSDAPAIFPLGTTEVTWTAADNHGNTAQDIQAVTILDTTSPVISAPPDISIEAAGPGPEAADIGVADAGDLVGVSYMQNDAPAAYPLGTTEVTWTATDDAGNSASAVQKITVYDTIPPVVLAPADVSAEAESAAGAAVRLIGVNASDAVGVVSVSSDAPEIFPLGETVVTWTASDEAGNTAADTQLVTISDTTPPSITAPRSVLAEATGAESSVDYGSAASADEVGVTSVYNDAPAVFPLGLTTVTWTAEDAAGNSKSAVQQVSVVDTTPPEISAPEDLVLEAENDGGGKAQLGEAAADDLVLLESIENDAPGTFPIGETEVTWTATDSSQNTATAVQLVTVGDTVPPGITAPADITAEAEGPRGSAVPLGVPEASDTAGSVAVSNNAPSIFPIGETEVTWTASDDAGNTASDVQQVTVLDTIPPELALPADVEAEALSPSGNVVDTGEAAAEDLVGVLSIESDAPELFPYGETVITWTAVDDAGNTVSGEQTISVIDTTAPSVVAPPDVEMEAASAAGNPVDTGTATAEDTVGVASLESDAPAEFTLGDTLVTWTATDADGNSASDVQRVVIVDTTAPEITPPPDVEVEASSMETEVEIVAATALDLVDPAPSVAGDARGLFPLGSTNVTWTASDMFGNEASTVQVVTVLACGRPAEYYNLIEGTHDNDILQGTSQADLVFALGGDDIISGAGGNDCIFGGDGDDIILGGGGDDTLSGGGGNDIIRGHSGVDAITGGGGADIADGGDDRDTCGIEPDDTAVKCEA; encoded by the coding sequence ATGAGCCCGCAGGGGGTGGCGGCAGGCCCCGACGGGTCTGTCTACGTGACGGACCTTGGCAACATGAGGGTGCAAAAATTCGATGATAGCGGGGCCTTTCTGCTCCAATGGGGCGGGCAGGGCATCGCCAATGGAAGCTTCAAGTCGCCCGAGGGGATAGCCGTGGGCGAGAATCATACGGTATACGTGGTGGACGGCCAGCTGAACAGGGTGCAGGCGTTTACGCCTGAAGGCGAGTTTCTCTTCGGGTGGGGAACGCAGGGCTCTAACAGCGGCGAGTTTCTGCTACCTCGGGGGATAGCCGCTGATCCCGGGGGCGACATATACGTCGCCGATACCGGCAACCACCGGATACAGCGGTTCACGCCTGACGGCGGGTACGTCTCCGAGATAGTCGGCAGTTCCGGCAGCGGGTTCATATCGCCGGCGGGCCTGGCGGCGGCAGGCAACGGGACTGTATACGTTACATTTGCAGGCGGCAACGCCATAGAAAAGTACGGTGGAACAGGCGAGCTTCTCTCCCGGTATGATTCGAGCGTCGGCGGCAGGCCGATAAGGGCGCACGGTTTGGAGGCGGACCCCGAGGGGAACCTGTACGTTGCAGATACCGGAAACGACCGGATACTGCGCCTTGATGCAAACGGCGAGGCAATATCAGTCTGGGGCAGCAGCGGCTCCGACGGCGGAATGTTCAAGATGCCGCAGGACCTGGCGCTGGGCCCCGACAACAGCCTGTACGTTGTCGATGCCAACGGGCACAGGGTGCAAAAGTTCGGCACGCCGCTGCAGGCGCAGCCTGTGCAGGACGAGCCCGCAAAAGATCCCGCGCAGGGTGCTCCTGCCCAAGGCGGCCCTGTGCAGGGTGCTCCCGCGCAGGGTGCAGCACCCGTTTCAGGTGACCTTACAAAGCCCGTAATCACGCCGCCAAACGACCTGTTCATAGAGGCGACGGGCGCTCTTACCCCGGTCAACGTCGGCCGGGCCACCGCGACAGATGCAAGCGGGATAACCTCGCTTACCCATAATACCCCCGGCGAGTTCACGCTGGGGACGAGCACCGTAATCTGGACCGCGATAGACGGCGCGGGGAATATTGCGGTGGCGACCCAGTCCGTGACAGTATCTGATACTACACCTCCGGTGATAGACGGAATAGGAGGAGTCGCAGTAGAGGCCGCAGGTACAGGCGGCAACACCATAGATCTTGGCACCCCCGGCGTGAGTGATGCAGTGGGCGTGCTATCACTTGAAAATGATGCGCCGCAGAACTATCCGCTCGGCAAGACGGTGGTCACGTGGACTGCCCGGGATATAGCCGGCAACGAGGCGTCGGTCCAGCAGGAGGTAAGCGTGGTGGACAGCACGCCCCCCGCGGTATCGGCCCCGCCCGCCATAACCATCGAGGCCTCGTCTCCGGGGGCCACGGAGGCGTTTCTTGGCGCCCCCGGCGTTACAGACAACGGCGAGATAATCTCAATATCCAACGACGCTCCGGCGGGCTTTGCCCTCGGCAACACGACGGTCACGTGGCTTGCGTCTGATTCATCGGGGAACACGGCATCAGATGTGCAGCTGGTTACAGTAATTGATACAACCCCGCCTGCCATCTCCCCGCCCCGGGACATAACCTCCGAGGCCTCATCACAGGGCACAAACTCTGTCGACATAGGCTCCCCTGACGTCTCTGATGTGCAGGCAGTCGAGGTCTCGAGCAATGCGCCGGCCCTATTCCCCATGGGCGAGACTGTCGTCATCTGGACTGCCACTGATGCATCCGGCAACAACGCGTCTGCGGTACAGCGGGTCACAATAGTCGATACCATCCCGCCCCTGGTTGCCGTCCCCGCAGATGTAACTGCAGAAGCCACGGGCCCCGGCGGGGCGGAGGCGGGCCTCGGCGAGGTGACGGTCTCCGACGTATCTGCTATCTCCTCGATAGACAACGACGCGCCGGCCTCGTTTCCGATAGGCGAGACCGTGGTCACGTGGACCGTCCGGGACGCGCACGGAAACATACAGGCGGCGCTGCAGACCATCTCGATAGTCGATACCACCCCGCCGTCGGTGATCCCGCCCCGCGATATCATAATCGAGGCCGCATCAGCCGAGGGGGCACATGCTGACCCCGGATTGCCCACGGTAAACGACATTGTCGGGGTGCATGCGGTGGATAGCGACGCGCCGGAGATGTACCCGGTGGGCATGACGACTATAACCTGGAGCGCGGCAGATGCCGCCGGAAACACGGCGACTGCAACCCAGGCTGTAACGGTAGTCGATAGCACTGCTCCCGTGGTTGAGGCGCCATCAGATGTGACTGCAGAAGCAGCAGGCCCCGACGGCGCGGCGGCAGAGACCGGCGAGGCATCCGCATCTGACGCGACAGGCATATCATCGACAAGCAGCGACGCGCCGGCAATCTTCCCGCTGGGCACAACAGAGGTCACATGGACTGCGGCAGACAACCACGGGAACACGGCCCAGGACATACAGGCGGTCACCATACTGGATACTACTTCGCCGGTGATCTCCGCGCCGCCAGATATCTCAATAGAGGCCGCGGGCCCGGGGCCTGAGGCCGCGGATATAGGCGTAGCCGACGCAGGCGACCTTGTCGGCGTCTCGTACATGCAAAACGACGCGCCCGCGGCATACCCCTTGGGCACAACCGAGGTAACCTGGACTGCCACCGACGACGCGGGCAACTCGGCGTCGGCCGTGCAAAAGATTACAGTATACGATACTATTCCCCCCGTGGTGCTCGCGCCTGCAGACGTATCTGCCGAGGCCGAGTCTGCGGCAGGCGCCGCCGTGCGGCTTATCGGCGTCAACGCAAGCGACGCAGTCGGGGTGGTCTCTGTAAGCAGCGATGCGCCCGAGATCTTCCCGCTCGGCGAGACCGTGGTCACGTGGACCGCCTCCGATGAGGCAGGCAATACAGCCGCCGATACCCAGCTGGTCACCATATCCGATACGACCCCGCCGTCGATCACAGCTCCCCGGTCGGTCCTGGCAGAGGCGACTGGCGCGGAATCTTCCGTCGACTATGGCAGTGCGGCATCAGCAGACGAGGTCGGCGTCACATCCGTATACAACGACGCGCCAGCCGTCTTCCCGCTGGGGCTGACCACTGTTACATGGACTGCTGAAGATGCAGCAGGCAACTCCAAATCGGCAGTCCAGCAGGTCTCGGTTGTCGATACGACCCCGCCCGAGATATCCGCGCCAGAAGACCTGGTTCTTGAGGCTGAGAACGACGGCGGCGGCAAGGCGCAACTGGGCGAGGCCGCGGCAGATGATCTGGTCCTGCTTGAATCAATAGAAAATGACGCACCCGGTACATTCCCGATAGGCGAGACCGAGGTCACATGGACCGCAACTGATTCATCACAGAATACAGCCACTGCAGTCCAGCTGGTAACAGTAGGGGATACCGTCCCCCCCGGCATAACTGCTCCCGCGGATATAACGGCCGAGGCCGAGGGGCCGCGCGGCAGCGCCGTCCCCCTGGGGGTGCCCGAGGCGTCGGACACGGCAGGCAGCGTGGCCGTATCAAACAATGCCCCCTCGATATTCCCGATAGGCGAGACCGAGGTCACATGGACGGCCTCTGATGATGCGGGCAACACGGCGTCGGACGTGCAGCAGGTGACGGTCCTCGATACTATTCCTCCCGAGCTTGCACTCCCGGCAGATGTAGAGGCAGAAGCGTTGTCCCCGTCAGGGAATGTGGTGGATACAGGCGAGGCTGCCGCGGAGGATCTCGTGGGCGTCCTCTCTATCGAGAGCGACGCGCCGGAGCTATTCCCGTACGGCGAGACTGTGATCACCTGGACCGCCGTGGACGATGCAGGCAATACAGTCTCTGGCGAGCAGACAATATCGGTAATTGACACGACGGCACCGTCGGTGGTCGCCCCGCCCGATGTAGAGATGGAGGCCGCATCTGCCGCGGGCAATCCCGTGGATACCGGCACCGCAACTGCCGAGGATACAGTCGGGGTCGCCTCTCTTGAGAGTGACGCGCCTGCCGAGTTTACGCTGGGCGATACGCTCGTCACGTGGACCGCCACGGATGCCGACGGCAACTCGGCGTCCGACGTGCAGAGGGTGGTCATTGTAGATACGACAGCCCCCGAGATAACGCCGCCTCCGGATGTAGAGGTCGAGGCCTCCTCAATGGAGACCGAGGTGGAGATAGTCGCGGCAACTGCGCTCGACCTTGTGGATCCCGCGCCTAGCGTGGCAGGCGATGCTCGGGGGCTCTTCCCGCTGGGCAGCACCAATGTTACATGGACGGCATCTGACATGTTTGGAAATGAGGCGTCTACCGTGCAGGTGGTGACCGTGCTGGCATGCGGCAGGCCTGCAGAATACTACAACCTGATAGAGGGCACGCATGACAACGACATACTGCAGGGCACCTCCCAGGCCGACCTGGTATTTGCCCTGGGCGGCGACGACATAATATCCGGGGCGGGTGGAAACGACTGCATCTTTGGGGGCGACGGCGACGATATAATACTCGGAGGCGGCGGCGATGACACTCTTTCTGGCGGCGGAGGCAACGACATAATCCGCGGCCACTCCGGGGTTGATGCGATAACAGGCGGCGGCGGCGCCGATATCGCCGACGGCGGGGACGACCGTGATACGTGCGGCATCGAGCCCGATGACACTGCAGTAAAGTGCGAGGCCTAG
- a CDS encoding 23S rRNA methylase (COG0293), with product MRPLDAKKDHYRKMAREQGYRSRAAYKLKELNKAYRIIGAGFTVLDLGCAPGSWMQVAASAAGNRGTVLGVDLEYAEELNHAESMRGDVEDESLAETVAERLGRADAVICDLSPQVSGNWSVDHARQISLNYAAARIMGRVLAPKGNAVFKVFDGEYAAEFREHMGHMFSKTKSTKPQASRKQSSELYLVCLGFRG from the coding sequence ATGAGGCCCCTAGATGCAAAAAAGGACCACTACCGCAAGATGGCGCGCGAGCAGGGGTACCGCAGCAGGGCCGCGTACAAGCTCAAGGAGTTAAACAAGGCGTACAGGATAATCGGCGCGGGGTTTACCGTGCTCGATCTTGGGTGCGCCCCGGGCAGCTGGATGCAGGTGGCGGCGTCAGCTGCAGGCAACAGGGGCACCGTGCTCGGGGTGGACCTCGAGTATGCGGAGGAGTTGAATCACGCAGAGTCCATGAGGGGTGACGTCGAGGATGAATCACTTGCAGAGACGGTGGCAGAGAGGCTGGGCAGGGCCGACGCGGTGATCTGCGACCTCTCCCCGCAGGTCTCGGGCAACTGGTCTGTCGACCATGCAAGGCAGATCTCGCTGAATTATGCCGCCGCGCGCATCATGGGGAGGGTCCTTGCGCCAAAGGGCAACGCCGTCTTCAAGGTATTCGACGGCGAGTATGCGGCAGAGTTTCGCGAGCACATGGGGCACATGTTCTCCAAGACAAAGTCCACAAAGCCCCAGGCCAGCCGCAAGCAGAGCAGCGAGCTGTACCTTGTCTGCCTCGGGTTCAGGGGCTAA
- a CDS encoding transcriptional regulator (COG1522) has product MTKNDELVGDKNKSELEAELAAYKLELSKLNAKKKPAGAGKNAAPKAGSAAKAAGKKAAEPKKTVPAKTPDITKPAAKPVPKKPAAAKPVPKKPAAKPDATKPAAKPDAAKPAAKPDATKPAAKPDATKPAAKPDATKPAAKPVPKKPAAAKPVPKKPAAKPVPKKPAAKPVPKKPAAKPAAKPVPKKPEAKPPEPKPPRKTKKQLEEEARKEKEERERTIEEEMEKSLSGEEIENFQIERVDMDRLTNKVCEMLAAYESAGAVQNVLWKRLKLNSRNGARLALKLERTGYITREKILEKGRWTYKLILKKTPISTASIENSPCLICPVEQQCSADGEINPRTCQWILDWVTSKGERPKMLQ; this is encoded by the coding sequence ATGACAAAAAACGACGAACTGGTGGGGGACAAGAACAAAAGCGAGCTCGAGGCGGAGCTGGCGGCATACAAGCTCGAGTTGAGCAAGCTCAACGCCAAGAAAAAGCCGGCTGGCGCCGGAAAGAATGCGGCCCCAAAGGCAGGCTCGGCAGCCAAGGCCGCCGGCAAAAAGGCCGCAGAGCCCAAGAAAACAGTCCCGGCCAAGACACCCGATATAACAAAGCCCGCGGCAAAGCCTGTCCCGAAAAAGCCGGCAGCGGCAAAGCCTGTTCCAAAGAAGCCGGCGGCAAAACCTGATGCAACAAAGCCCGCGGCAAAGCCTGATGCAGCAAAGCCCGCGGCAAAGCCTGATGCAACAAAGCCCGCGGCAAAGCCTGATGCAACAAAGCCCGCGGCAAAGCCTGATGCAACAAAGCCCGCGGCAAAGCCTGTCCCGAAAAAGCCGGCAGCAGCAAAGCCTGTTCCAAAGAAACCGGCAGCAAAACCTGTTCCAAAAAAGCCGGCGGCAAAACCTGTCCCGAAAAAGCCAGCAGCAAAACCCGCGGCAAAGCCCGTTCCAAAAAAACCAGAGGCAAAGCCCCCCGAGCCAAAGCCGCCAAGAAAGACAAAAAAGCAGCTAGAAGAAGAGGCCCGCAAGGAGAAGGAAGAGCGGGAGAGGACCATCGAGGAGGAGATGGAGAAGAGCCTCTCCGGAGAGGAGATAGAGAACTTTCAGATAGAGAGGGTCGACATGGACCGGCTCACCAACAAGGTATGCGAGATGCTGGCAGCCTATGAATCAGCTGGAGCCGTGCAAAACGTACTGTGGAAGAGGCTCAAGCTCAACAGCAGGAACGGGGCGAGGCTGGCGCTGAAGCTGGAGAGGACAGGCTACATCACAAGGGAGAAGATACTGGAGAAAGGCAGGTGGACATACAAGCTTATACTCAAAAAGACCCCGATTAGCACAGCATCGATAGAAAACTCGCCGTGTCTGATATGCCCGGTGGAGCAGCAGTGTTCCGCGGACGGCGAGATAAACCCCCGCACGTGCCAGTGGATACTCGACTGGGTCACGTCAAAGGGCGAGAGGCCCAAGATGCTGCAATGA